The following coding sequences lie in one Apium graveolens cultivar Ventura chromosome 3, ASM990537v1, whole genome shotgun sequence genomic window:
- the LOC141714668 gene encoding secreted RxLR effector protein 161-like, translated as MYLANNTRPDIAFAVNLLARFSADPTKRHWDGIKHIFRYLRGIIDLGLFFPNNSRSQLVGYANTGYMSDPHFGRSQTGYLFTYYDTAISWKSTKHTMAATSSNHAELLAIHEASRECTWLRSVRSVIQHIRESCGLSSISDNPTVLFEDNSACIKQLKEGYIKEDRTKHILPKFFHTHELKENGDIDVQQVRSCDNLADILTKSLPTLTFGKFRNNIIMQRLKSLLHQNVKI; from the coding sequence ATGTATCTTGCAAATAATACACGACCTGATATTGCATTTGCAGTGAACCTGTTGGCAAGATTTAGTGCTGACCCTACTAAAAGGCATTGGGATGGAATCAAACATATATTCAGATATCTTCGAGGGATAATCGATCTTGGACTATTCTTCCCAAACAATTCAAGATCACAGCTAGTTGGATATGCAAATACTGGATACATGTCAGATCCTCACTTTGGGCGATCACAAACAGGTTACCTATTTACATATTATGATACTGCTATCTCTTGGAAGTCTACAAAACACACTATGGCTGCAACTTCATCAAACCACGCAGAGTTACTAGCAATTCATGAAGCAAGCAGAGAATGTACTTGGCTAAGGTCGGTCAGGTCGGTCATTCAACATATTCGAGAATCATGTGGATTATCGAGTATTTCAGATAATCCTACAGTTTTATTCGAGGATAACTCGGCCTGCATCAAacaacttaaggaaggatatatTAAAGAGGATCGAACAAAACACATATTGCCAAAATTCTTCCACACTCATGAACTTAAAGAAAATGGTGATATTGATGTCCAACAAGTTCGCTCATGCGATAATCTGGCGGATATACTTACAAAGTCACTACCTACATTAACATTTGGGAAGTTCAGAAATAATATCATTATGCAGAGGTTAAAAAGTTTGCTACATCAAAATGTCAAAATATGA